The Neisseria subflava genomic interval TTCACGCTCACCGTGCCGACCGGAGGCGGCAAAACTTTCACTTCCATGGCATTTGCGCTGGAACACGCCAAACGGCACGGTATGCGGCGCGTGATTTACGTCATCCCGTTTACCAGCATCATCGAACAAAACGCCGCCGAATTTCGCAAAGCCTTTGGCGAATTGGGCGAACAAGCCGTGTTGGAACACCACAGCACCTTCGACGACAAACTGCAAAATGAGGTCACCAAAGATAAATTGCGCCTTGCCTCGGAAAACTGGGACGCGCCAATTGTCGTGACCACCGCCGTGCAATTCTTCGAATCCCTCTTTGCCGACCGCTCCTCGTGCTGCCGCAAGCTACACAACATCGCAGGCTCCGTCATCATTCTCGACGAAGCGCAAATGCTGCCGCTCAATCTGTTGTTGCCCATCATGCAAGCCATCAAAGAATTGGCGCAAAACTACCACTGCAGCGTCGTTATGTGCACCGCCACCCAGCCAGCCGTGCAAGCCGAAAACGGCTTCTATCGCGGCTTTGAGAACGTGCGCGAAATAGCTCCAAAACCGACCGCACTTTTCGACAAACTGCGCCGCACCACCGTGCAGCACATCGGCACACAAACCGACGCCGACCTGCTCGCCAAACTTGGCGAACACCCGCAAATGCTCGTCATCGTCAACAATCGCCGCCACGCCCGCAGCCTGTACGACCAAGCCAAACACCTTGACGGCACGTTCCACCTGACCACCTTAATGTGTGCCAAACACCGCAGCCAAAAGCTTGATGAGATTCGAGGCCATCTGAAAAACGGCGAACCTTGCCGCGTCATCGCCACCTCTTTAATTGAAGCCGGCGTTGATGTCGATTTTCCGCTGGTAATGCGCGCCGAGGCAGGTTTAGACAGCATTGCCCAGGCCGCCGGACGTTGCAACCGCGAAGGCAAAAGGCCGTCTGAAAACAGCTTTGTCTGGATATTCACGCCCGAAGATAAATGGAAAGCCCCGCCCGAACTTGCCGCACAAGCCGCCGTTATGCGACTGACCGCCGACAGCTTTTCAGACAACCTCATTCCACAGATTTTCGATTTTTTAACACTTCAAGCCATTTATATGGCTTGTTCGTTAAATTTTGCGCGTTTCAAATTTGGAGAATCGATGTGAATTTCAACTATATAGCCCATGTCCGCAAAGCAGACGGGCAGCCTCAATTTTTACAAACGCATCTAACTGAAACCGCCGAGATCGCCAAATCATTGGCAGCCAAACTGGATTTGGATCAGGCGGGCGAGTTACTCGGACTCATGCACGATTTCGGTAAATATTCCCGAAAATTCCAAAAATATATCCACGATGAAACAGGTTTGTTTAATCCTGATTTGGATGATGAAGAAAGTACGCCGAACGGTAGTAAAGTAGACCATTCCACCGCCGGAGCACAATGGGTTTACCGTGAATTAAGAAAATTCGGTGTGGCGCAGGGTATCGGCGAATTATTCGGGCAAACGCTGGGGTTGTGCATTGCATCGCACCACGGCGAAGGCTTGATTGACTGTTTAGATGGAGAAGGTAATCCGAAATGGATTGAGCGGTTTAATAAAACTGATGAACTGACGCATTTGACAGAATGCGAGCAAAATGCCGATGAAGCCGTTCAACAGAAAGCACGTGAATTGGCAGGAGAAAACCTGATTCGCAGTCTGCTCAAAGCGGTGAAGCCGATTCTTTTCGACCAAACGACCAACAGCAAAATCAAAGAATTCTATCTCGGCTGCCTGACCCGTTTCCTATTCAGTTGCCTGATTGATGCCGACCGTATCAACAGCTCGGATTTTGAGCGGGAAGCGCAAAAAGAAGTCCACCGCTTGACCGAAAAACCAGATTGGCAACCGGCGATTGATAAATTGGAAGCCAAATTAGCAGGTTTTGAAAACCGTTATCCCATTGACGAAATCCGCCGTCGAATTTCAGACGACTGCCTAAAAAGAGCAGCCGATTCTCAAGGTATTTATACGCTGACCGTGCCGACCGGTGGCGGCAAAACATTGGCCAGTCTGCGCTATGCCCTCCATCATGCGCAAAAGCACAATCTCGACCGTATTATCTACATCATTCCCTATACTTCCATCATCGACCAAAACGCTCAAGCCGTGCGCGAAATTCTCGGCGAAGATTGGGTGCTGGAACACCATTCCAATTTGGAACCCGAAAAACAAAGCTGGCAGGACAAACTGCTATCCGAAAACTGGGACAAGCCCATTGTGTTTACCACGATGGTGCAGTTTTTGGATGCATGGTTCGGCGGCGGTACGCGCGGCGCACGCCATATCCACCCGATGACCAATGCGGTGCTGATTTTCGATGAAATCCAAACCCTGCCCGTGAAATGCGTACATTTGTTTTGCAATGTGCTGAACTGGTTGACGGCATTTGGCAAAAGCACGGCAGTTTTGTGTACGGCGACGCAGCCTTTGCTCGGTGAATCGGGTTTGCAGAATTTCCCTGAAGGCAAAAGGGAAAGTATTGCCGCGCGCGGTTTGTTAAGGCTGCCTGAAAACGCCGAAATCATGGGCAAGCATCAGGATTTAGATAGATTATTTGCTGATTTATCACGCGTGGAAATCCGATTCAACGAAAAAGCAGGCGGTTGGAATGTGGAAGAAGCGGGCGCGTTTTTGCTGGAACAGTTTCAGACAACCCCAAGCTGCCTGTTTATCGTCAATACCAAAAAATGGGCGCAGGAGCTTTATCAATATTGCAAGGCACAGAACGTACCGCCTGAAGCCCTGTTTCATTTAAGTACCAACCAATGCGCGGCGCACCGCAAAGCGATTTTTGACACCATCAAAGCTCGTCTAAAAAACAAACAACCCGTTATCTGCATCAGCACCCAGTTGATTGAAGCCGGTGTGGATATTTCCATGGCTTGCGTGATTCGCGCCTTGGGCGGGCTGGATAGCATTGCTCAGGCGGCGGGGCGTTGCAACCGGCACGGCGAGAAAGAAGGTAAAGGGCAGGTTTGGGTGTTGAATTTGCAAGAACAGGATTTTACGCGGATATTACCCGATATTCAGGTAGGCAAAACCCATGCCGAACGCGTATTTCGCGATTTTACCGGGCAGGACATTTTGCAACCCGCCGCCATGCAGCGATATTTTGAATACTATTTTTACCAACGCAGCGATGAAATGGTATATTCTGTTAAAAACAGCGCAACAGGTTCTCTGCTGGATTGGTTGAGCGATAACGCGCTGAATCCTTATGGCGAAAAAAACGATAAAAGAAGCAAACCGTTGCCGCTGCTGATGCAATCCTTCAAAAGTGCAGGACGTGCTTTCCAAGCCATAGACGCGCCGACCCATGCCGTGATTGTGCCGTATGGCGAAGGCGCGGAACTCATTGCCAAACTCTGTGGCGAATGGGATCCGAAAGAAATGCACCGCACTTTGCAAAAAGCCCAGCGTTACAGTGTGAACGTCTTCCCCAACGTTTGGGGTAAATTGCAAAAAGAAAACGCCCTGCATGAAACCATTGAAGGCTCGGGCATTTATTATCTGAATGAACGCTATTACAACGATGAATTCGGCTTGTCTTTGGACGAAACAAGCGAAATGACTTTTTACGACTTATAGGAGCAATATGGACAGCAAAATCAGTTTCCGCGTATGGGGGCGGCAAGCCTTGTTTACCGACCCAGTTACCAAAATCGGTGGTGAAAAATTCAGCTATCAAGTGCCGACATACGAAGCCATTAAAGGCATTGTCAAAAGCATTTACTGGAAGCCAACTTTGATATGGCATATCGACCGCATCCGCGTAATGAAGCCCATCCGCACCCAAAGCAAATCCACCAAACCGCTGGATTGGAACGGCGGCAACACTTTGGCGATTTACACCTTTTTGCAGGACGTAGAATACCAAGTGGAAGCTCATTTTGAATGGAACGAGCATTGGGAAGAATTGGCTGGCGACCGTAATTTCGGCAAACATATCGCCATTGCCAGAAGAATGTTGGAACGCGGCGGGCGGCAGGATATTTTTCTCGGCACGCGCGATTGCCAAGGCTATGTCGAGCCTTGCGAGTTTGGCAGCCCAAGTCGAGATGGAAAAGCAGGCTTTTATGATGAAATCGACAACTTAGATTTTGGTTTAATGTTCCACAGTTTTGGCTATCCCGAAGAAACCGGAAAGCCCGAATTGGTCAGCCGTTTTTGGATGGCAAATATGAAAAAGGGTAGGATTGAGTTTCCAAGCATCGACGATACAGAAGGTCGTCTAAAAACCCGATTTATCCGCAAAATGCAGCCTGAAAAACCGTTCAAGCGCGGCGAAAATGTCAAGCCTGTGGAAGACGAAGCCAAGGAGCTGGGATTATGAGCTGGATGCAGAAACTTTATCGAACTTATGAAAGCATTTTGGAACAGGGGGTTACCGATCATGCCGAGCCACTGACGCCGGTCGGGCATACCATCCAAAACGCGCATATCGTTATCGCGATTGACGGTCAGGGCAATTTCCAGACGGCTCGCGTTATGCCGCCGAAAACGGCGATTCTGCTGCCTGCCACCGAGTCGTCTGAAAACCGCACTAGCGGCGAAGCTCCGCATCCGCTTGCCGACAAAATCCAATATGTTGCCAAGGATTACGCCGATTACGGCGGCGAAAAGAAAGCCTATTTTGACGGCTACCTGAAACAACTCAAAGCATGGTGCGAATCGCCTTTTACACATCCCAAAGTGCAGGCTGTGTTGAACTATGTTGCCAAAGGTCGGGTGGTTGCTGATCTGGTGAAAGCAGGCATATTTCCGCTTGATTCGGAGGGCAAAGTGTTGAACAAATGGGAAACAGAAGGCGATGCACCGTCGATTTTCTCGGTGCTACCCAAAACTAAAGGCGAAATCGAATTCGGTTCAGCATTGGTTTGCTGGCAGGTGGAAATTGCGGGCGACGTACACAGCCAAACTTGGACGGACAAAACCATACAGCAATCTTGGGCGGATTACGCCGCTTCGGAAAAAGCCGAAAAAGGCTTTTGCTTGGTGCAGGGCAAAGAAGCCGTCATTTCCACCATGCACCCCGCCAAATTGCGCCACACGGGCGATAAAGCCAAGCTGATTTCTTCCAACGATACAGCGGGCTACACCTTTCGCGGGCGTTTTGCTACCGCTGAAGAAGCCGCCAGCGTATCGGCAGACGTGTCCGCCAAGGCGCACAGCGCTCTGCGTTGGTTGATTTCCCGTCAAGGCATCCGAAACGGAGATCAAGTTACCGTCGCCTGGGCAATCAGCGGCAAACCCGTCCCGTCGCCGATGAAAGATATTTCCACCGAACTGGATTGGTCGGATATGGAAAACTGGGACATCAGTGCGGTTGAAAAACCCGATGAAGCCGTCGCGCAAAGGCTACCTGAAAATTCGGAAGCAGCCCCAGATTGGTCGGTAAATATCGGGCGTGCTGCTGCGCAAATCATCAAAAAGAAACTGCACGGCTATCAGGCAGAATTGAAAGCCCACGAACAAATCTCCCTGATTATGCTCGATTCCGCCACGCCAGGTCGTATGGCATTGACTTATTACCAAGAATTTCTGCCTGCCGACTATTTCGCCAATTTGGATGCATGGATTGATGATTTTTCCTGGTATCAGCGTTACAGCATTGAGCAACCGAATGCTAAAAAATCAGATAAAAAGAAAACCCTTTGGGCTTTCGTCCCGCCGTCACCTTACAGCATTGCCGAAGCCGTGTACGGCAAATCCTTGTCCGACACGCTTAAAAAACAGCTTTACGCCCGACTTCTGCCTGTTATCGCAGGCGGAACATCCGTGCCGATTCCTGAAGATTTGATGCGTCAAAGTTTTCAGGCAGCCTGCAATCCTAATGGCTGCGAAAACTGGGAATGGCAAAGAAACATCGGCGTTGCCTGTGCCCTATACAAAGGCTGGCGCGCCCGTCATCACGATTTATCACAACGGAGAACTTACCCTATGAGCTTGGATACCCAAAACCGATCACGCGACTACTTGTACGGCAGGCTGCTTGCCGTCGCCGAAAACACCGAATCCTACGCCCTGTATTTGGCAGGCGAAAAACGCGCCACTACCGCTGAACGCTATATGCAGCGTTTTGCCGAGCATCCGTTTGCCACATGGCGCAATATCGAGCTGGCGTTGAAACCCTATCAAGAACGCCTGCGCAACAACGGCAAGGATACCGGTGCACAGGCAATTGGCGAAATCATGGAATTATTTGCCACCGATGATTTCACCTGCGACGACAAATTAAGCGGCGAATTTCTCTTGGGCTACCACTGCCAAAAAATGGAAATTGCCCGCCGTATTGCCGAGCTTTCCGCCAACAAATCCAAAACCCATGAATAACCCATTTAAAGGAAAACCAAAATGAGCTTAACCAAAAAAATCGACTTCGCCTTAATCCTGAAAGTAACCAACGCCAACCCCAACGGCGACCCTTTGAACGGCAACCGCCCGCGTGCCGATTTCCAAGGTTTTGGTGAAATGACCGACGTGTGCCTGAAACGCAAAATCCGCGACCGCCTGCAAGACAGCGGTGAGAGCATTTTTGTGCAATCGGACGAAAAGAAAACCGATGGCATGACCAGCCTGGCCAACCGCGCCAAAGACAAAGATGTCGGCTTGGGTGCGGATGCCTTTAATGCAAAAAAAGCCAACAAAGACGACACTGCCAAAAAAGCTTGCGAAAAATGGCTGGACGTGCGCAGTTTCGGACAGGTTTTCGCATTCAGCGGCGAAGGTAGCAGCGGCATATCCATCGCTGTGCGCGGCCCGGTTACCATTCAATCCGCATTCAGCGTCGAGCCGATAAACATTACTAGCACCCAGATCACCAAAAGCGTCAGTGGCGAAGGCGACGGCACGAAAAAATCCTCTGACACCATGGGCATGAAACACCGCGTAGATCAGGGCGTGTACGTTGCCTTCGGCGCGATGTCGCCGCAGCTTGCCGAGCGCACCGGTTTTTCAGATGACGATGCCAAAAAAATCAAAGCCGTACTCACTAAACTCTTTGAAGGAGACGCATCATCCGCCCGCCCCGAAGGCAGCATGCAGGTGTTGAAACTTATCTGGTGGGAACACAACAGCAAAGCAGGGCAATACTCTTCCGCCAAAGTGCACGGCAGCCTGAAAGTGAATGTCGATGGCAGCTATAAACTGGAAAAACTTGATGGTCTAATTCCGCAGGAAATTGACGGCTTCTAAAAACATTCAAAAAGATGACCGCACTTTTAACCGATACCCAAGGGGAAAATCAGGACTCTCGCCCGATTCCCCTTTCCGCCTTGCAACACTACGCCTTCTGCCCGCGTCAATGTGCCTTGATTCACAACGAGCAGGCGTGGGCGGAGAATTATTTGACCGCTCAGGGCAGAGCGCTGCACGAGCGGGTGGATTCGGGCGAACCGGAAACGCGCAAGGGCGTGCGTTTTGAGCGGACGGTGCATGTGTCTGCGGAAAAACTGGGTATCAGCGGCGTGTTGGATTTGGTAGAAGTGGACACGAAAACAGGTCGTCTGAAACCTGTGGAATACAAACGCGGCAAGCCCAAACCCGACCCGATGGACGAAATTCAGCTTTGTGCCCAAGGTTTGTGTTTGGAAGAAATGACGGAGCAAACCATCTCTGAGGGCGCGCTGTGGTATATGCAAACCCGCCACCGCGTTCCCGTCGTGTTTTCAGACGACCTGCGCGCCCAAACACTCGCCACCATCGCCGCCGTGCGCGAACTCCTAAACAGCGGCCAAACCCCGCCGCCCGACTACAGCAAACGCTGCAAAGCCTGCTCGCTGGTAGAGATTTGCCAGCCGGAGTTGCTGGGTAAACGTGATAGGAGTGTGGGGTATGTGGAGGGATTATATATAATAAATATTTAAGGAAGTTGACGAATGATTTGAGATAGCTTATTATGGACTCTTGTAAATCTTATGACAGGAGAAATAGAGAATGGCTAATAGAAACAAACTTGGCTGGGAAATTCGTCTAAAAAAGAAAGATAATGATGAACTTTTATTTTGTGTTAAGGGTTTTAGGCAGATTATTCACTTTCCAGTGGTTGTAATTGTGATGCTTGTCTATTGGATATGTGAATATTTTCTTATACTTTTTTGAATATAAAGTATATGTTAATGATTAAGTTGGTATTTTTCCTTTTAAAGGAGGCGGTATCTAGGAATATCATTTTATGAATTCAGGTATTTTATATCTGTGTGTTGAAACCTTAATTATTTCTTATTTGATTTTGATTTAGTGGTACTGCCTCTTTTCGGGGGCGGTACTTACTTTTATTTGGTCTATGTGGTAAGAGTAGGTTAGCTCGTAGACATAATCCAACAAAATGCCGAAATGCTTAACCAAGGTTGTTTGAAAATCTATAATTAGAAAAGTTAAGCTATTGTGTTGGGTTAAAGCATCCTACCTAACACAACCTATCCGCTGCTTTCAGGTAGCCCAATATTGTTAAACACCCAAAAAAGTGCGCCCAACCCCTAAGGAGTCCCCATGCGCAAACTGCAAAACACGCTCTATATCACCACCCAAGGCAGCTATCTGCATAAGGAGCGGGAGACGTTGGTAGTGGAGCAGGAACGTAAAAAGGTGGCGCAGTTGCCGGTGCATTCCATCGGGCATATTTTCTGTTTTGGGAATGTGCTGGTGTCGCCGTTTTTGCTGGGGTTTTGCGGTGAAAATAATGTGAATTTGGCGTTTTTTACCGAAAACGGGCGTTTCTTGGGGCGACTTCAGGGGCGGCAGAGCGGTAATGTGCTGCTGCGTCGGGCGCAGTATCGGGTGTCGGAGCAAAATCCCGTGCCGATTGCGCGCAATATCATCGCGGCGAAGATTCAGGCGGGTAAGCGGGTGCTTCAGCGGCAGATTCGTAATTATGGTGAGAATGCGGCGATTCAAAGTGCGGTCGATGCTTTGAACATTTCGCTGCGGCAGTTGAAGAGCGCGGCGGAGCTGGACGTGGTGCGCGGCATTGAGGGCGATGCGGCGGCGCGTTATTTCGGCGTGTTCGGGCAGCTTTTGAGCGAAAAAAGCAGCTTTGTTTTTGACGGGCGCAACCGCCGTCCGCCCAGAGACGGAGTGAATGCGCTGTTGTCGTTTGTGTACAGTATCTTGGGCAAGGACATCAGCGGCGCGCTGCAAGGCGTGGGGCTGGATCCGCAGGTGGGCTTTCTGCACGCCGACCGACCGGGGCGCGACAGTTTGGCGCAGGATATTTTGGAAGAATTCCGCGCATGGTGGGCAGACAGGCTAGTGTTGTCGCTGATCAATCGAGGGCAAATCAAACCGCAGGATTTTGTTACCGAGGCGAGTGGCGCGGTAAGCTTAAAAGCCGATGCGCGTAAGCTGTTGTTCCAAGCATTACAGGCGAAAAAGCAGGAGAAAATCGTTCATCCGTTTTTGGGTGAAGAGGTGGAAATCGGGCTACTGCCGTATATTCAAGCGATGCTGTTGGCGCGGCACTTGCGCGGTGATTTGGCGGAATATCCGCCGTTTTTGATGAGATAGGTTTGCAGGTCGTCTGAAAACGGGTTGGCTGCTTTCAGACGACCTCTAAAGCAGCCTGCACATGGGAATACAAAATGCTGATGCTGATTACTTACGATATTTCGCTGGAGGACGCGGAAGGACAGGCAAGGCTGCGACGCGTGGCGAAATTGTGTCTGGACTACGGCGTGCGCGTGCAGTATTCAGTGTTCGAATGCGACATCGCGCCCGACCAATGGGTTGTTTTAAAAGACAAACTTTTGAAAACCTACAACCCTGAAACCGACAGCCTGCGCTTTTACCATCTGGGCAGCAAATGGCGGCGCAAAGTGGAACACCACGGCGCGAAACCAGCGGTGGATGTGTTTAAGGATACGTTGATTGTGTAAATCGCCAACCTACGGTTCTCATGAAAATGCGGCAGGGTTGGCGAATTGGGATTGTTCTTTAACAATCAGGATATTGCGAATGCGGGTGTAACGGAAAAGGCTGTGTTATACTCGCGTTCACGCTTTTCTTGGGAGCTTAGCGAAATCGGGGCTGCGAAACTTGACGGAGCAAGGCTTTTAAGAGGGGTACCAGCCGCCTTCAGGCGGCTGTGTGTTGAAACTTGTAAGGACGTACAAATCTGCCATCCGCCGTTACAGCCGCCTTCAGGCGGCTGTGTGTTGAAACAGTATGAAGCAGACAGAAAACGCAAAGAAGACGACCAGCCGCCTTCAGGCGGCTGTGTGTTGAAACTGTACATCAACTTTCCAAATGCCTGTTTTAGGGTCCAGCCGCCTTCAGGCGGCTGTGTGTTGAAACTTTTCGTTTAAAAATGAGAGACACAGAAGTCCTTCAGCCGCCTTCAGGCGGCTGTGTGTTGAAACGATCAAGAAGTGGGGTGTGAGGCGGCTTATCAGGACCAGCCGCCTTCAGGCGGCTGTGTGTTGAAACAGCAACGGTACCGTCATCAGCCACAACCGCGCCGACCCAGCCGCCTTCAGGCGGCTGTGTGTTGAAACTTTGCCAAAAACATGGAGGCGCACGGTATCAAGGCCAGCCGCCTTCAGGCGGCTGTGTGTTGAAACGACTACATCGACTACCCGGAAGACGAATTTATCCCCCAGCCGCCTTCAGGCGGCTGTGTGTTGAAACAGGCAAATTGCTGCCTGCTCAGAAGGAGTGGGCAGCCAGCCGCCTTCAGGCGGCTGTGTGTTGAAACTTAGTCCTGACAAACGAAGATGAGCAGTCTCTGACCAGCCGCCTTCAGGCGGCTGTGTGTTGAAACACGTAGCAATAGCTAAAGCTATAATGGCAGCTGTCCAGCCGCCTTCAGGCGGCTGTGTGTTGAAACGTTTGCGGTTTGCTCCTGCATAAAGCAATGTAGTCCAGCCGCCTTCAGGCGGCTGTGTGTTGAAACATCTCAACGCTGGCAGGTAGAGCCGACCCGAATCCAGCCGCCTTCAGGCGGCTGTGTGTTGAAACAATAAAAACGCGCGTATAGTCAAAAATCACACCGCCAGCCGCCTTCAGGCGGCTGTGTGTTGAAACGTTAGTACCGCAATAATAACCACGCATACAATAACCAGCCGCCTTCAGGCGGCTGTGTGTTGAAACACTTTAAAACGGCTAAATTGGGCGGTTATACCGAGCCCCAGCCGCCTTCAGGCGGCTGTGTGTTGAAACAACTCACTTAAAGGAAAAAATCATGAATATCATCCAGCCGCCTTCAGGCGGCTGTGTGTTGAAACGTGTAATTTCGATTTGAATGGCGGTAGTTGTGATCCAGCCGCCTTCAGGCGGCTGTGTGTTGAAACTTAAAAATGTTTCTTGATCAAGGACTTGTGTATCCCAGCCGCCTTCAGGCGGCTGTGTGTTGAAACAACTTTGGAGCAGCTTAAATGGCGAATATCACGGCCAGCCGCCTTCAGGCGGCTGTGTGTTGAAACTCTATCCTATGATGCTGCGTCTACCGTAACTACACCAGCCGCCTTCAGGCGGCTGTGTGTTGAAACGGCAAAGACTCCAACGGCAACACAACGGCAGAAGCCAGCCGCCTTCAGGCGGCTGTGTGTTGAAACAGTCATCATTTAATCCTTTTGAAAATCAATAAAACCAGCCGCCTTCAGGCGGCTGTGTGTTGAAACTTCAGCTTTTTGGGCAGTATACTCAAAATGGGCTCCAGCCGCCTTCAGGCGGCTGTGTGTTGAAACACGGAAATGTTTGGACGTTCGTTCAAACTTAGGTCCAGCCGCCTTCAGGCGGCTGTGTGTTGAAACGGGCGGATACCGCTACCCTACGCCGGCGATACGGCCAGCCGCCTTCAGGCGGCTGTGTGTTGAAACCGCAAAGACTGGCTCAAATCACGCGGCCTGTTCGCCCAGCCGCCTTCAGGCGGCTGTGTGTTGAAACGGCCGTGATCGCCCTTATTGAGGCTGCCATCGTCAGCCGCCTTCAGGCGGCTGTGTGTTGAAACAGTGTTAAACAACAACGGCGCAACGACTTGGAAACAGCCGCCTTCAGGCGGCTGTGTGTTGAAACGCTATTTTATGGCGAGCCATTGGAGCAATTTATTCCAGCCGCCTTCAGGCGGCTGTGTGTTGAAACAGATAGTTCGGGCGATTTAGGAGATATGCCGTCTCCAGCCGCCTTCAGGCGGCTGTGTGTTGAAACATTTCAACTTTTGGATTATTGGCGCAATAATCCCCCAGCCGCCTTCAGGCGGCTGTGTGTTGAAACGATGTGATGAAAAACTGGTCTGAAATTGCAGAATGCCAGCCGCCTTCAGGCGGCTGTGTGTTGAAACATGCTCCTGTTGCAGTGCAAACTCAACAATATGCCAGCCGCCTTCAGGCGGCTGTGTGTTGAAACTAGTGAGTGTAGCGAGGGTTTGCCCGTTAATGAGCAGCCGCCTTCAGGCGGCTGTGTGTTGAAACATCTCTCGAGATGGTCAAAATGAAACTCCAACAACCAGCCGCCTTCAGGCGGCTGTGTGTTGAAACAATTGATAAGCTAATTTTTAAAGACCGATTATAGCCAGCCGCCTTCAGGCGGCTGTGTGTTGAAACGCAAAACGAAATAAAAGGGGACTTATTTTGGGGTCCAGCCGCCTTCAGGCGGCTGTGTGTTGAAACTCAATTTGGATTAACTCGTCCTCGTATGTCATTGCCAGCCGCCTTCAGGCGGCTGTGTGTTGAAACAACTATTACAAAGGGGTTACCAGTAAAGAGCTTGGCCAGCCGCCTTCAGGCGGCTGTGTGTTGAAACAATAGCTACACGCCCATTAATGAGGCATAGCCATCCAGCCGCCTTCAGGCGGCTGTGTGTTGAAACACCAATAGTATCAAGCATTTCAATAGTTTTTTGACCAGCCGCCTTCAGGCGGCTGTGTGTTGAAACCGCTAAGACGCGGCAGGGAAGACGGCGCATTCATCCAGCCGCCTTCAGGCGGCTGTGTGTTGAAACCAAAATCTGAAAAACAAAGCGAAGTACGCCCTGCCAGCCGCCTTCAGGCGGCTGTGTGTTGAAACCTCAAAAGTGCCAGTAAAGCCAAGCTCTTTTTTAGCCAGCCGCCTTCAGGCGGCTGTGTGTTGAAACCTGAACCGCCGAAGCCACATCTATCAGAAGATGACCCAGCCGCCTTCAGGCGGCTGTGTGTTGAAACCTTAGCTGTTCTCGCCATTTGCGAGAACCAGCAGCCAGCCGCCTTCAGGCGGCTGTGTGTTGAAACGTTCTCCAAATAAAAAAGGTCGTCTGAAACTCAGACCCAGCCGCCTTCAGGCGGCTGTGTGTTGAAACGGCTTTGGCTGCTCAGTACGCAGCCTTATTAGAACCCAGCCGCCTTCAGGCGGCTGTGTGTTGAAACGCCTTTACAGCCGCCTGCCTTGTAGTCCCTTGCCCCAGCCGCCTTCAGGCGGCTGTGTGTTGAAACCAATCAGTTGTTTTAACAATTGTAGCAAACTACACCAGCCGCCTTCAGGCGGCTGTGTGTTGAAACCACACCGCTTCGCCGACTTCGGCGCGCTTCACTTCCAGCCGCCTTCAGGCGGCTGTGTGTTGAAACAGTACCGTCCTCAATTTCAGCACGGTCAAAGCCGCCAGCCGCCTTCAGGCGGCTGTGTGTTGAAACAATAGAGCCAACAGACCAATGCCAATCTACAAAGCCAGCCGCCTTCAGGCGGCTGTGTGTTGAAACTTAATAGCAGCCAAAATAGCCTTAGCTATAGCAGCAGCCGCCTTCAGGCGGCTGTGTGTTGAAACCCTGAGCCGGGAACGCCTGTAATTAGTGTAATCACCAGCCGCCTTCAGGCGGCTGTGTGTTGAAACATGTATGCAAATATGCACAAGACAAGCATGCTTGCCAGCCGCCTTCAGGCGGCTGTGTGTTGAAACATGTATGCAAATATGCACAAGACAAGCATGCTTGCCAGC includes:
- the cas3 gene encoding CRISPR-associated helicase Cas3' is translated as MKPLIYYAHSTQDKLGNLLPYEHWQTLQSHSVNVGEMAAEFARVFGAQEIACQTGQLHDAGKYSEPFNHRLHGGPSVDHATAGAKIAVERWGNVIGKLMAFCIAGHHAGLANGSGEGDNRRTLKQRLALQFGADIPALDNLWQQEIKLPQNLSAPSLKADAHHPFFSYAFFTRMLYSCLVDADYLDTEAFYLKLENKAVERGSSPDLNALQHNFNQFINDFRQRIAQATAQTEAEKRNAALNRLRSEILDHAVEQAAQAQGLFTLTVPTGGGKTFTSMAFALEHAKRHGMRRVIYVIPFTSIIEQNAAEFRKAFGELGEQAVLEHHSTFDDKLQNEVTKDKLRLASENWDAPIVVTTAVQFFESLFADRSSCCRKLHNIAGSVIILDEAQMLPLNLLLPIMQAIKELAQNYHCSVVMCTATQPAVQAENGFYRGFENVREIAPKPTALFDKLRRTTVQHIGTQTDADLLAKLGEHPQMLVIVNNRRHARSLYDQAKHLDGTFHLTTLMCAKHRSQKLDEIRGHLKNGEPCRVIATSLIEAGVDVDFPLVMRAEAGLDSIAQAAGRCNREGKRPSENSFVWIFTPEDKWKAPPELAAQAAVMRLTADSFSDNLIPQIFDFLTLQAIYMACSLNFARFKFGESM
- the cas3 gene encoding CRISPR-associated helicase Cas3' encodes the protein MNFNYIAHVRKADGQPQFLQTHLTETAEIAKSLAAKLDLDQAGELLGLMHDFGKYSRKFQKYIHDETGLFNPDLDDEESTPNGSKVDHSTAGAQWVYRELRKFGVAQGIGELFGQTLGLCIASHHGEGLIDCLDGEGNPKWIERFNKTDELTHLTECEQNADEAVQQKARELAGENLIRSLLKAVKPILFDQTTNSKIKEFYLGCLTRFLFSCLIDADRINSSDFEREAQKEVHRLTEKPDWQPAIDKLEAKLAGFENRYPIDEIRRRISDDCLKRAADSQGIYTLTVPTGGGKTLASLRYALHHAQKHNLDRIIYIIPYTSIIDQNAQAVREILGEDWVLEHHSNLEPEKQSWQDKLLSENWDKPIVFTTMVQFLDAWFGGGTRGARHIHPMTNAVLIFDEIQTLPVKCVHLFCNVLNWLTAFGKSTAVLCTATQPLLGESGLQNFPEGKRESIAARGLLRLPENAEIMGKHQDLDRLFADLSRVEIRFNEKAGGWNVEEAGAFLLEQFQTTPSCLFIVNTKKWAQELYQYCKAQNVPPEALFHLSTNQCAAHRKAIFDTIKARLKNKQPVICISTQLIEAGVDISMACVIRALGGLDSIAQAAGRCNRHGEKEGKGQVWVLNLQEQDFTRILPDIQVGKTHAERVFRDFTGQDILQPAAMQRYFEYYFYQRSDEMVYSVKNSATGSLLDWLSDNALNPYGEKNDKRSKPLPLLMQSFKSAGRAFQAIDAPTHAVIVPYGEGAELIAKLCGEWDPKEMHRTLQKAQRYSVNVFPNVWGKLQKENALHETIEGSGIYYLNERYYNDEFGLSLDETSEMTFYDL
- the cas5c gene encoding type I-C CRISPR-associated protein Cas5c, giving the protein MDSKISFRVWGRQALFTDPVTKIGGEKFSYQVPTYEAIKGIVKSIYWKPTLIWHIDRIRVMKPIRTQSKSTKPLDWNGGNTLAIYTFLQDVEYQVEAHFEWNEHWEELAGDRNFGKHIAIARRMLERGGRQDIFLGTRDCQGYVEPCEFGSPSRDGKAGFYDEIDNLDFGLMFHSFGYPEETGKPELVSRFWMANMKKGRIEFPSIDDTEGRLKTRFIRKMQPEKPFKRGENVKPVEDEAKELGL